The following coding sequences lie in one Frondihabitans peucedani genomic window:
- a CDS encoding oligosaccharide flippase family protein encodes MSIRRPGTRPAQGATTARHLLVTLLGNVFAPLAALATAPVMAHALGASGRGEVAAATAPLLLATSLAAFGIPSAITHFLAKHPVLRQRLAGRAALALVGAGLAVLVVVASLSGSLSGGDASVQRLVLIASLALVPSLLGMLLQAIAAGEQRWNLVAAERFVTAAARLAAFVLLGTAGRLDVTWSVVILAASPVLGALVYLPMLVRGGISAAVVDADRIPSLGARDLLGYGVRIWIGSVAGVLLLRLDQALIGPLAGVEVLGLYAVAATVADLPLVINSAVRDVLFSAQSAKADDGSLARAARLSTLFVTAVCVGLAAILPWALPVLFGADFTAAVPVCWVLLAGLILSNPGSIAGVGLSAVGRPGLRSLALSAACLVNVALVILLTPSFGALGAALATAVGGIVAGWLNVALLSRVSGARARDFFGIHSADMSVLVRLGARLPSRLRLA; translated from the coding sequence GTGAGCATCCGTCGTCCGGGCACCCGGCCCGCGCAGGGCGCGACGACGGCGCGGCACCTGCTCGTCACGCTGCTCGGCAACGTCTTCGCTCCGCTGGCCGCCCTGGCGACCGCCCCGGTCATGGCCCACGCGCTCGGCGCCTCCGGCCGAGGAGAGGTCGCGGCGGCTACAGCGCCCCTCCTCCTCGCCACGTCGCTCGCCGCATTCGGGATCCCGTCGGCGATCACGCACTTCCTGGCCAAGCACCCGGTCCTGCGTCAGAGGCTGGCCGGTCGAGCGGCGCTCGCCCTCGTCGGAGCAGGGCTCGCGGTCCTCGTGGTCGTCGCCTCGCTGTCGGGATCCCTCTCGGGCGGCGACGCCTCGGTGCAGCGGCTCGTGCTGATAGCCAGCCTGGCCCTCGTGCCGTCGCTCCTCGGCATGCTCCTGCAGGCCATCGCGGCAGGGGAGCAGCGCTGGAACCTCGTCGCCGCCGAGCGATTCGTCACCGCGGCAGCTCGACTCGCCGCATTCGTCCTCCTCGGGACGGCGGGCCGGCTCGACGTCACCTGGTCGGTCGTCATCCTCGCGGCCTCGCCCGTCCTGGGGGCCCTCGTCTACCTGCCGATGCTCGTCCGGGGCGGCATCTCCGCCGCAGTGGTGGACGCCGACCGGATCCCGTCGCTCGGTGCGCGCGACCTCCTCGGCTACGGCGTGCGGATCTGGATCGGCAGCGTCGCCGGCGTCCTCCTGCTGCGCCTCGACCAGGCCCTCATCGGGCCACTGGCCGGAGTCGAGGTGCTCGGCCTCTACGCGGTCGCCGCGACGGTGGCCGACCTCCCCCTCGTCATCAACAGCGCCGTCCGCGACGTCCTGTTCTCCGCGCAGTCCGCCAAAGCGGACGACGGGTCGCTGGCTCGGGCGGCGAGGCTCTCCACGCTCTTCGTGACGGCCGTCTGCGTCGGCCTCGCCGCGATCCTGCCGTGGGCTCTCCCCGTCCTGTTCGGCGCCGACTTCACTGCGGCTGTCCCGGTGTGCTGGGTGCTGCTCGCGGGCCTGATCCTGTCCAACCCCGGCTCGATCGCCGGTGTCGGGCTCAGCGCTGTCGGCCGACCCGGCCTCCGGTCGCTCGCTCTCTCGGCGGCATGTCTCGTGAACGTCGCGCTCGTGATCCTGCTCACGCCGTCCTTCGGAGCGCTGGGGGCGGCCCTCGCGACGGCCGTGGGTGGCATCGTCGCCGGGTGGCTCAACGTCGCACTCCTGTCGCGGGTCTCGGGGGCTCGGGCACGCGACTTCTTCGGGATCCACAGTGCCGACATGTCGGTGCTGGTCAGGCTGGGCGCGCGTCTGCCGTCCCGTCTGCGGCTCGCCTGA